In Oryza brachyantha chromosome 1, ObraRS2, whole genome shotgun sequence, the following are encoded in one genomic region:
- the LOC102708678 gene encoding protein CANDIDATE G-PROTEIN COUPLED RECEPTOR 7-like: protein MDVHVELHDSNPVDGEEDPVRVVYSVFAVCYGALLIAWLHRTLVRCCLTARPVHDVMSGLLVVLMLHCLTAAEDGRYTRVVVTAQGWNVPCFALRLVKGAMLFPAVALIGAGWSLPEPFVPDRALNVLTAVAPLQVAMAIATTLAGDAPAFVAGGVAWTWSHAFVLAQLACCVAVLMPMGRAIEALRKEADTDDKAARRLGKLALFRQLYLAVVVYLYYTRMAVIILKLLVGTSSGHRWASVAVEEAAAIAFYTFMFCKFSPAEDIPIEEDAEELIPGGV from the coding sequence ATGGACGTCCATGTCGAGCTGCACGACTCCAACCCGGTCGACGGCGAAGAAGACCCCGTCCGGGTGGTCTACTCTGTCTTCGCCGTCTGCTACGGTGCGCTCCTGATCGCGTGGCTGCACCGCACGCTCGTCCGCTGCTGCCTCACGGCGCGCCCCGTGCACGACGTCATGTCCGGCCTGCTCGTGGTGCTCATGCTACACTGCCTCACGGCGGCCGAGGACGGGCGATACACCCGCGTCGTCGTCACGGCGCAGGGCTGGAACGTCCCGTGCTTCGCGCTGCGTCTTGTCAAGGGCGCCATGCTCTTCCCCGCGGTCGCGCTGATCGGCGCCGGCTGGTCGCTCCCGGAGCCCTTCGTGCCAGACCGCGCATTGAACGTGTTGACGGCGGTGGCTCCACTCCAGGTCGCCATGGCGATCGCCACCACCTTGGCCGGCGACGCCCCCGCGTTCGTCGCCGGAGGGGTCGCTTGGACGTGGAGCCACGCCTTCGTCCTAGCCCAGCTCGCTTGCTGCGTCGCCGTGCTGATGCCGATGGGCAGGGCGATCGAGGCGCTACGGAAGGAGGCCGACACGGACGACAAGGCGGCGCGGAGGCTCGGCAAGCTCGCGCTGTTCCGGCAGCTCTACCTTGCCGTGGTGGTGTACCTGTACTACACGAGGATGGCCGTGATCATCCTCAAGTTACTCGTGGGCACCAGTTCCGGCCACCGCTGGGCGAGCGtcgcggtggaggaggcggccgccaTTGCGTTCTACACGTTCATGTTCTGCAAGTTCAGCCCGGCTGAGGACATTCCAATCGAAGAGGATGCTGAAGAATTGATTCCTGGAGGAGTTTGA